One Haloterrigena salifodinae DNA window includes the following coding sequences:
- a CDS encoding oxidoreductase, which translates to MSWTAADIPNQQGRTVVITGANSGIGLEATRELARNGATVIMACRSAARGAEAVSDIRSDVPDADLRVEECDLADLESIRSFADRLDGEDLDVLINNAGVMAIPRSETEDGFETQFGVNHLGHFALTGLLLENLWLDEANDSRIVTVSSGVHESGAIDFDDLQGEASYNKWDAYAQSKLANVLFAYELERRLLTTDANAKSNVVHPGYANTRLQFRGPEQSGSRVRKAAMKVMNTVLAQSAEMGALPTLYAATALEAEGGAYYGPGGFKNMRGTPERQASSDRSYDEETARRLWDVSSELTGVTYDRLPEPAQSAER; encoded by the coding sequence ATGAGCTGGACTGCCGCCGACATCCCCAATCAGCAGGGTCGAACGGTCGTCATCACGGGCGCCAACAGCGGTATCGGTCTCGAGGCGACGCGCGAACTCGCACGCAACGGCGCGACGGTAATCATGGCCTGCCGGAGCGCGGCGCGGGGTGCGGAGGCCGTCAGCGATATCCGCTCGGACGTCCCTGATGCCGACCTCCGCGTCGAGGAGTGCGACCTCGCGGACCTCGAGTCGATCCGATCGTTTGCCGACCGCCTCGACGGCGAGGACCTCGACGTGTTGATCAACAACGCCGGCGTCATGGCGATCCCGCGCTCGGAGACCGAGGACGGTTTCGAGACCCAGTTCGGCGTCAACCACCTCGGGCACTTCGCGCTGACGGGACTGCTGCTCGAGAACCTGTGGCTGGACGAGGCGAACGACTCGCGGATCGTCACCGTCTCGAGCGGCGTCCACGAGAGCGGCGCGATCGACTTCGACGACCTCCAGGGCGAGGCGTCCTATAATAAGTGGGACGCCTACGCTCAGTCGAAACTGGCCAACGTGCTGTTCGCCTACGAACTCGAGCGCCGGCTGCTGACGACGGACGCGAACGCGAAGAGCAACGTGGTCCACCCGGGCTACGCGAACACGCGCTTGCAGTTCCGCGGCCCGGAACAGAGCGGCAGCCGGGTCCGAAAGGCGGCGATGAAGGTGATGAACACCGTCCTCGCCCAATCGGCCGAGATGGGCGCGCTGCCGACGCTGTACGCCGCGACGGCGCTCGAGGCCGAGGGCGGCGCGTACTACGGCCCCGGCGGGTTCAAGAACATGCGCGGCACGCCCGAGCGCCAGGCCTCCTCGGACCGCTCCTACGACGAGGAGACGGCCCGCCGGCTGTGGGACGTCTCGAGCGAGTTGACCGGCGTGACCTACGACCGACTTCCCGAACCGGCGCAGTCAGCGGAACGGTAG
- a CDS encoding ferredoxin: MSDDGIQRASDVGSSDAPPVEEKPYKIVFEANKCFGAGKCAEVSDNWEMSLASGMAQPNEYFFGEEDLEHNIRAAEICPAKKDEGCIHVVDRRTDEEISPDPHGDGTLSVDW; encoded by the coding sequence ATGAGCGACGACGGCATTCAGCGCGCGAGCGACGTCGGCTCGTCGGACGCCCCGCCGGTCGAGGAGAAGCCCTACAAGATCGTCTTCGAGGCCAACAAATGCTTCGGCGCGGGCAAGTGCGCCGAGGTCAGCGACAACTGGGAGATGTCTCTCGCCTCCGGGATGGCCCAACCGAACGAGTACTTCTTCGGCGAGGAGGACCTCGAGCACAACATCCGCGCGGCGGAGATCTGCCCGGCCAAGAAGGACGAGGGCTGCATTCACGTCGTCGATCGGCGAACCGACGAGGAAATCTCGCCCGATCCCCACGGCGACGGGACGCTGAGCGTCGACTGGTAG
- a CDS encoding DUF7344 domain-containing protein, with protein MEQTEAFRVLASADRQLVLHELLEHDGAADIDDISRQVAARRHRLSSGKIDDGMIERAHVRLVHAHFPHLQARNLIDIDWDDEAVALTDDECVDQLLEAADELDSWPPTDLLEQPSRSR; from the coding sequence ATGGAACAAACAGAGGCATTCCGCGTGCTCGCGAGCGCCGACCGTCAGCTCGTGCTCCACGAGCTACTCGAACACGACGGGGCGGCCGATATCGACGATATCTCGCGGCAGGTGGCCGCTCGGCGACACCGCCTCTCATCCGGCAAGATCGACGACGGGATGATCGAGCGCGCGCACGTCCGGCTCGTCCACGCTCACTTCCCGCACCTGCAGGCGCGGAATCTGATCGATATCGACTGGGATGACGAAGCGGTCGCGCTGACCGACGACGAGTGCGTCGACCAGCTCCTCGAGGCCGCCGACGAGCTGGACAGTTGGCCGCCGACCGATCTCCTCGAACAGCCGTCGCGCAGCCGGTGA
- a CDS encoding response regulator: MASADEADETDLGERIDILLVEPNPGDTRLFEENFRDAKLMNAVHAVTDGEEALDFLHQRGEYADAPRPDLILLEPQLPGTSGMAVLSELKNEPPLDETRVIVLTSSETGEEIVRSHDIEADEYIRKPVETEEFIAFVQEVEDFWFAIVKNESDD; this comes from the coding sequence ATGGCGTCAGCAGACGAGGCGGACGAGACCGATCTGGGGGAGCGGATTGATATTCTGTTGGTCGAACCCAACCCCGGCGACACCCGCCTCTTCGAAGAAAACTTTCGAGACGCGAAACTCATGAACGCCGTCCACGCCGTCACGGACGGCGAGGAGGCGCTCGACTTTCTCCACCAGCGCGGCGAGTACGCGGACGCGCCGCGACCGGACCTGATCCTGCTCGAGCCCCAGCTCCCGGGAACCAGCGGGATGGCGGTGCTCTCCGAACTGAAAAACGAGCCGCCGCTGGACGAGACCCGCGTCATCGTGCTCACGAGTTCGGAGACGGGCGAGGAGATCGTCCGGTCCCACGACATCGAGGCCGACGAGTACATCCGCAAGCCCGTCGAGACCGAGGAGTTCATCGCGTTCGTTCAGGAGGTCGAGGACTTCTGGTTCGCGATCGTCAAAAACGAGTCCGACGACTGA
- a CDS encoding aldehyde dehydrogenase family protein → MTDLPLAPDDGWNALYLAGEWTEGGDRDAMSVENPYTREEIATVPAGTEADVDRAYEAAAAAQESWAQQPPQARAGMIEAAIQFVGDNREEIADLLAVESGSTRVKCEAEIQTARGMMQQAASYPFRMSGQQMDSITPGKENVAERRPVGVVGVISPWNFPLHLSMRAVAPALAAGNGVVLKPASSTPITGGLLLARIFEAAGVPEGLLSVIPGRGSEIGDAISDHETPRVLAFTGSTEIGQRVAANAASNCALPALELGGNNVHVVTDEADVERAVDGGVFGSFLHQGQACISINRHLVHESVYDDYVGMLADRAANLPTGDPRDDDTVIGPIIDEGQRDQIVEYIETSVDQGATLETGGDHDGLVLEPTVLSDADNDMAAAANEHFGPVAPVIPYSSDEEAIEMANDTIHGLSGSVHSEDRAQAQTIADGIDTGMIHINDQPINDEPHVPFGGMKQSGMGRYNGESILEELTTTKVISIQRESREYPF, encoded by the coding sequence ATGACGGACTTGCCACTGGCGCCCGACGACGGCTGGAACGCGCTTTACCTCGCCGGCGAGTGGACCGAGGGCGGCGACCGGGACGCGATGTCGGTCGAAAACCCCTACACGCGCGAGGAGATCGCGACCGTCCCGGCGGGAACCGAGGCGGACGTCGATCGGGCCTACGAGGCCGCGGCGGCGGCCCAGGAGTCGTGGGCCCAGCAACCGCCGCAGGCGCGGGCGGGCATGATCGAGGCGGCCATCCAGTTCGTCGGCGACAACCGCGAGGAGATCGCCGACCTGCTGGCCGTCGAGTCCGGCAGCACGCGGGTCAAGTGCGAGGCCGAGATCCAGACCGCCCGCGGCATGATGCAACAGGCCGCGAGCTACCCCTTCCGGATGTCGGGCCAACAGATGGACTCGATCACGCCGGGCAAGGAGAACGTCGCCGAACGCCGGCCCGTCGGCGTCGTCGGCGTCATCTCGCCGTGGAACTTCCCGCTGCACCTCTCGATGCGGGCGGTCGCGCCGGCGCTCGCCGCCGGCAACGGCGTCGTGCTCAAGCCCGCCTCGAGCACGCCGATCACCGGCGGACTGCTGCTCGCGCGGATCTTCGAGGCCGCCGGCGTCCCGGAGGGACTGCTAAGCGTCATCCCGGGACGGGGCTCCGAGATCGGCGACGCGATCTCCGACCACGAAACGCCCCGCGTGCTCGCCTTCACCGGGTCGACGGAGATCGGCCAGCGCGTCGCCGCAAACGCGGCGAGCAACTGCGCGCTCCCGGCCCTCGAGCTGGGCGGCAACAACGTCCACGTCGTCACCGATGAGGCCGACGTCGAGCGCGCGGTCGACGGCGGCGTCTTCGGCTCGTTTCTCCACCAGGGACAGGCCTGTATATCGATCAACCGTCACCTCGTCCACGAGAGCGTCTACGACGATTACGTCGGGATGCTCGCCGACCGCGCGGCGAACCTCCCGACCGGCGATCCGCGCGACGACGACACGGTTATCGGTCCGATTATCGACGAGGGCCAGCGCGACCAGATCGTCGAGTACATCGAGACCTCGGTCGACCAGGGCGCGACCCTCGAGACCGGCGGCGACCACGACGGCCTCGTTCTCGAGCCGACGGTCCTCTCCGATGCCGACAACGACATGGCCGCCGCGGCGAACGAACACTTCGGCCCCGTCGCGCCGGTGATCCCCTACTCGAGCGACGAGGAGGCGATCGAGATGGCCAACGACACGATCCACGGTCTGTCGGGCTCGGTCCACAGCGAGGACAGAGCGCAGGCGCAGACGATCGCCGACGGGATCGACACCGGCATGATTCACATCAACGATCAGCCGATCAACGATGAACCCCACGTCCCATTCGGCGGGATGAAACAGTCCGGCATGGGGCGGTACAACGGCGAGTCGATCCTCGAGGAACTGACGACGACGAAAGTGATCTCTATCCAGCGCGAGTCGCGGGAGTACCCCTTCTGA
- a CDS encoding RNA 2'-phosphotransferase codes for MTEPIRTCAAHGPYSSANGRCPVCDARGETVLSGEQRRRLSKFVSGALRHFPEDVGLELDKRGWTDYEALTDAVERKYDWAEPRHVPAVIATDPKGRFERTGAGGIDDGPGNGLVRASYGHSVDVELESEALYASDSRVGSAATHETEPTDAPVPDELYHGTAPANLASIREDGLRPMSRQQVHLSGSREAARRVGQRHANDPVVLVVDAAAMLADGQRITKRGRETYTTDAVAPEYIDIPATES; via the coding sequence GTGACGGAGCCGATTAGAACCTGCGCGGCGCACGGGCCGTACTCGAGCGCCAACGGGCGGTGTCCGGTCTGCGACGCCCGCGGAGAGACGGTGCTTTCCGGCGAGCAACGCCGCCGGCTTTCGAAGTTCGTCAGCGGTGCACTCCGGCACTTTCCTGAGGACGTCGGTCTCGAACTCGACAAGCGCGGCTGGACCGACTACGAGGCCCTCACCGACGCGGTCGAACGGAAGTACGACTGGGCCGAACCGCGCCACGTGCCGGCGGTGATCGCGACCGATCCGAAGGGGCGGTTCGAGCGGACGGGCGCCGGCGGGATCGACGACGGACCCGGGAACGGGCTCGTTCGGGCGTCGTACGGTCACTCTGTCGACGTCGAGCTTGAGAGCGAGGCGCTTTACGCCTCGGACAGTCGAGTGGGGAGCGCAGCGACCCACGAGACGGAGCCGACCGACGCGCCGGTACCCGACGAACTGTATCACGGCACGGCGCCGGCGAACCTAGCGTCGATCCGTGAGGACGGACTCCGACCGATGTCCCGCCAGCAGGTCCACCTCTCGGGGAGCCGCGAGGCGGCCCGCCGCGTCGGGCAGCGCCACGCGAACGATCCCGTCGTGCTCGTCGTCGACGCCGCGGCGATGCTCGCGGACGGCCAGCGCATCACCAAACGTGGCCGGGAGACGTACACGACCGACGCGGTGGCGCCCGAGTACATTGACATCCCCGCGACGGAGTCGTGA
- the nadC gene encoding carboxylating nicotinate-nucleotide diphosphorylase gives MITNAQVERWLREDVGHHDVTNQVPGETTGRLVDKESGVAAGLEAAAAVFEYLDIAVTDRLEDGAAVDPGDELLRVEGAAREVLRGERVAVNLAGHASGIATRTNDVVERARTESDDVRIAATRKTTPGLRGLEKRAVVAGGGDTHRLDLSHMVMVKDNHVAEMGLEGAIEHFRARTSFATKLDVEVETVEDAPRAADAGADIVLLDNMSPAETREAVDLLADYDALAEASGGIALETVADYAATGVDVISMGSLTHSAPSLDLSFRTGD, from the coding sequence ATGATTACGAACGCACAGGTCGAACGCTGGCTCCGCGAAGACGTCGGCCACCACGACGTGACCAATCAGGTACCCGGCGAGACCACCGGACGACTCGTCGACAAGGAGTCGGGCGTTGCCGCGGGCCTCGAGGCCGCAGCGGCCGTCTTCGAGTATCTCGACATCGCTGTGACCGATCGACTCGAGGACGGCGCCGCCGTCGACCCGGGCGACGAACTGCTCCGCGTCGAGGGGGCCGCACGCGAGGTCCTGCGGGGCGAGCGCGTTGCCGTCAACCTCGCGGGCCACGCCTCCGGAATCGCGACGCGGACGAACGACGTCGTCGAACGCGCCCGCACCGAGTCCGACGACGTTCGGATCGCCGCGACCCGCAAGACCACGCCCGGCCTGCGCGGCCTTGAGAAGCGCGCCGTCGTCGCGGGCGGCGGTGACACCCATCGACTCGACCTCTCCCACATGGTCATGGTCAAGGACAACCACGTCGCCGAGATGGGCCTCGAGGGCGCGATCGAGCACTTCCGGGCGCGGACGTCGTTCGCGACGAAACTCGACGTCGAGGTGGAGACGGTCGAGGACGCGCCGCGGGCCGCCGACGCGGGCGCCGATATCGTCCTGCTGGACAACATGAGTCCCGCGGAGACGCGCGAGGCCGTCGATCTACTCGCCGATTACGACGCACTCGCCGAGGCCAGCGGTGGGATCGCCCTCGAGACCGTCGCCGACTACGCGGCAACTGGCGTCGACGTCATCTCGATGGGGTCGCTGACCCACTCGGCGCCGTCGCTGGATCTCTCGTTCCGGACGGGCGACTGA
- a CDS encoding L-aspartate oxidase — protein MTDTQLPTQDATTETADVLVVGSGIAGCAAALAAAQEGAEVLLVTKAAKPDGASTDWAQGGISTTRGDPESLKADILAASDETADPDAIDVLVDHADDAVEDVLLETLGIEFDETGDGEFDYTREAAHSDHRILHVDAATGTHILRPFLNHIDAHDRIEVRQDTAALDLITHEGRVHGALTDEVSDGHPVFAGTTVLATGGIGALYTRSTNPDDATSDGIAMAALAGAEVEDMEYVQFHPTAYAGENPFLLSEALRGEGAVLRNGHGERFMGDYHPDAELAPRDVVARAVETEREETGEVVLDVSTLEAEFEAEYPAIAEKCHDRGIEGDVIPVAPCEHFLCGGIAVDENGQTSLDRLYAVGECARTGVHGANRLASTSLLEGLVWGLRAGKDAVDSGAEPEIVEAPDLRNSDPDLPERFAAEKSIRLKRTMDEYLGLERDPEEIARASAVLRRLKGEVDAYIRTRTARDLYELRNACVVALLIARAAGENDESVGCHYVVSDGDEATAEPESPADD, from the coding sequence ATGACCGACACACAACTCCCAACGCAGGATGCAACGACGGAGACCGCGGACGTCCTGGTCGTCGGCAGCGGGATCGCGGGCTGTGCGGCCGCGCTCGCGGCCGCTCAGGAGGGCGCCGAGGTCCTCCTGGTGACGAAAGCCGCGAAACCCGACGGCGCCAGCACCGACTGGGCCCAGGGCGGCATCTCGACGACGCGGGGCGATCCCGAGAGCCTGAAAGCCGACATCCTCGCGGCCAGCGACGAAACCGCGGATCCCGACGCGATCGACGTGTTAGTCGATCACGCCGATGACGCCGTCGAAGACGTGCTGCTCGAGACTCTCGGAATCGAGTTCGACGAGACGGGCGACGGCGAGTTCGACTATACCCGGGAGGCCGCCCACTCCGACCATCGCATCCTCCACGTCGACGCCGCGACGGGCACGCACATCCTCCGGCCGTTCCTGAATCATATCGACGCTCACGACCGGATCGAGGTCCGCCAGGACACCGCCGCGCTCGATCTGATCACGCACGAGGGGCGGGTCCACGGCGCGCTGACCGACGAGGTGTCTGACGGCCACCCCGTCTTCGCCGGGACGACAGTCCTCGCGACCGGCGGGATCGGCGCGCTCTACACGCGTTCGACCAACCCCGACGACGCGACCAGCGACGGGATCGCCATGGCCGCGCTCGCGGGCGCCGAGGTCGAGGACATGGAGTACGTGCAGTTCCACCCGACCGCCTACGCTGGCGAGAATCCATTTTTGCTCTCGGAAGCCCTGCGCGGCGAAGGGGCAGTACTGCGGAACGGACACGGCGAGCGGTTCATGGGCGACTACCACCCCGACGCCGAACTCGCTCCGCGGGACGTCGTCGCCCGCGCCGTCGAAACGGAGCGCGAAGAAACCGGCGAGGTCGTGCTGGACGTGAGTACGCTCGAGGCCGAGTTCGAGGCGGAGTACCCCGCCATCGCCGAGAAGTGTCACGACCGCGGGATCGAGGGTGACGTGATTCCGGTCGCGCCCTGCGAGCACTTCCTGTGTGGTGGGATCGCAGTCGACGAGAACGGGCAAACGTCGCTCGATCGGCTCTACGCCGTCGGCGAGTGCGCCCGCACGGGCGTCCACGGTGCGAACCGACTGGCGAGTACGAGCCTGCTCGAGGGACTCGTCTGGGGGCTGCGGGCCGGCAAGGACGCCGTGGACTCCGGCGCCGAACCCGAAATCGTCGAAGCGCCGGACCTCCGCAACAGCGATCCCGACCTGCCCGAGCGGTTCGCCGCCGAGAAATCCATCCGGCTGAAGCGGACGATGGACGAGTATCTCGGCCTCGAGCGCGACCCCGAGGAGATCGCTCGCGCGAGCGCCGTCCTCCGGCGGCTCAAAGGCGAGGTCGACGCCTACATCCGAACGCGGACGGCGCGGGACCTCTACGAACTCCGAAACGCCTGCGTCGTGGCGCTGCTGATCGCGCGGGCGGCCGGCGAGAACGACGAGTCGGTAGGCTGTCACTACGTCGTGAGCGACGGCGACGAGGCGACGGCAGAACCCGAATCCCCGGCGGACGACTGA
- the nadA gene encoding quinolinate synthase NadA, translating into MVKMETAELDTDLSLFKYDNLEQLPPRYRDLEEDERTERIEAALEELGDDVVILGHNYQRREIVEHADFIGDSYQLSKEAANADAEYVIFGGVTFMAESADIITDDEQTVILPSMEASCPMAGMAEALQVDSAWAEITAAAPDADIIPITYMNSYADLKAFCASQGGLVCTSSNAHKAFEYAFDKGDKVLFLPDKHLGENTSHRLDMEDEIAEWDPWDPEGKDADEVAESDIILWDGYCQVHERFREDHIEDIRAEHPEANVIVHPECRREVVEAADKAGSTATICETIENADPGETWAIGTEIHLTEHLQRWHPEVNVLPLCGDACMDCNAMRQIDPNYLTWVLEELVEGRERNVIEVAPEEKELAEVALDRMLEI; encoded by the coding sequence ATGGTCAAAATGGAAACGGCGGAGCTGGATACCGATTTGAGTCTGTTCAAATACGATAATCTCGAACAACTACCGCCTCGATACCGCGATCTCGAAGAAGACGAGCGCACGGAGCGAATCGAGGCGGCGCTCGAGGAACTCGGCGACGACGTCGTGATCCTAGGTCACAACTATCAGCGCCGGGAGATCGTCGAACACGCCGACTTCATCGGCGATTCCTACCAACTCTCGAAGGAGGCCGCGAACGCGGACGCCGAGTACGTGATCTTTGGCGGCGTGACGTTCATGGCCGAGAGCGCGGACATCATCACCGACGACGAGCAGACGGTGATCCTCCCGAGCATGGAGGCCTCGTGTCCCATGGCCGGGATGGCCGAAGCCCTGCAGGTCGACAGCGCGTGGGCCGAGATCACCGCGGCCGCGCCCGACGCCGACATCATCCCGATCACCTACATGAACTCCTACGCGGACCTGAAGGCGTTCTGCGCGAGCCAGGGCGGGCTCGTCTGTACCTCCTCGAACGCGCACAAGGCGTTCGAGTACGCCTTCGATAAGGGCGACAAGGTCCTCTTCCTCCCCGACAAGCACCTCGGGGAGAACACGTCCCACCGACTGGACATGGAAGACGAGATCGCGGAGTGGGACCCGTGGGATCCCGAAGGAAAGGACGCCGACGAGGTCGCCGAGAGCGACATCATCCTCTGGGACGGCTACTGCCAGGTCCACGAGCGGTTCCGCGAGGACCACATCGAAGACATCCGGGCGGAACACCCCGAGGCGAACGTCATCGTCCACCCCGAATGCCGCCGCGAGGTCGTTGAAGCTGCCGACAAAGCAGGCTCGACGGCGACGATCTGCGAGACGATCGAGAACGCCGATCCCGGCGAGACGTGGGCCATTGGCACCGAGATCCACCTCACCGAGCACCTCCAGCGCTGGCATCCCGAGGTGAACGTCCTGCCGCTCTGCGGCGACGCCTGCATGGACTGCAACGCCATGCGCCAGATCGACCCTAACTACCTCACCTGGGTGCTCGAGGAACTCGTCGAGGGTCGGGAACGCAACGTGATCGAAGTCGCGCCCGAGGAGAAGGAACTCGCCGAAGTCGCGCTCGATCGCATGCTCGAGATCTAA
- the gfo6 gene encoding D-xylose 1-dehydrogenase Gfo6 codes for MALEEVFSHFTRRDWEEESPDGTVRLAVVGVGGFARQRALPAIAEGRYCETTALVSGSPDRTRTVAESFDVPHVLDYDGFLAGDHADTYDAVYVATPNAIHGEYAVAAAERGAHVICEKPLETTRERAAGIVDACEAADVTLMTAYRLQTEPTIRRARELVRSDVIGDIVQVHGGFSHPLLEGTGPDTWRLDPGLAGGGALVDLGVYPLNTIRFVLEDDPAGVYATTHSSGPPFDAVDEHVAFQLEFANVATASCTASFDAHASSQLELVGTEGKIHVESPFGGVVPQEMVVESGDVRMEYTGPRVDEVREEFDYFGYCVLTDTEPEPDGEDGLVDLEVIEAAYESAETGCRVELE; via the coding sequence ATGGCACTCGAGGAGGTCTTTTCCCACTTCACCCGGCGGGACTGGGAGGAGGAATCGCCCGACGGAACGGTTCGCCTCGCCGTCGTCGGCGTCGGGGGCTTCGCCCGGCAGCGCGCGCTCCCGGCGATCGCGGAGGGGCGGTACTGCGAGACGACGGCGCTGGTCTCCGGCTCGCCCGATCGCACGCGGACCGTCGCCGAGTCGTTCGACGTTCCCCACGTCCTCGATTACGACGGGTTCCTGGCCGGCGACCACGCCGACACCTACGACGCGGTCTACGTCGCGACGCCGAACGCCATCCACGGCGAGTACGCCGTCGCCGCCGCGGAGCGGGGCGCCCACGTCATCTGCGAGAAGCCCCTCGAGACGACCCGCGAGCGGGCCGCCGGCATCGTCGACGCCTGCGAGGCGGCCGACGTGACGCTGATGACGGCCTACCGGCTGCAGACCGAGCCGACGATTCGGCGGGCGCGGGAACTCGTCCGCAGCGACGTCATCGGCGACATCGTCCAGGTCCACGGCGGCTTCTCGCACCCGCTGCTCGAGGGCACCGGCCCCGACACGTGGCGTCTCGATCCCGGCCTCGCGGGCGGCGGCGCCCTGGTCGATCTGGGCGTCTACCCGCTCAACACGATTCGATTCGTCCTTGAGGACGATCCCGCGGGCGTCTACGCCACCACTCACTCGAGCGGCCCGCCCTTCGACGCGGTCGACGAGCACGTCGCCTTCCAACTCGAGTTCGCGAACGTCGCGACGGCCTCGTGTACAGCCAGTTTCGACGCCCACGCCAGCAGCCAGCTCGAGTTAGTAGGAACGGAGGGGAAGATCCACGTCGAGTCGCCGTTCGGCGGTGTCGTCCCTCAGGAGATGGTCGTCGAGAGCGGCGACGTCCGCATGGAGTACACGGGCCCGCGGGTCGACGAGGTCCGCGAAGAGTTCGACTACTTCGGCTACTGCGTGCTCACCGACACGGAACCGGAGCCCGACGGCGAGGACGGCCTCGTGGATCTCGAGGTTATCGAGGCCGCCTACGAATCGGCTGAGACCGGGTGTCGGGTGGAGCTCGAGTGA
- a CDS encoding LLM class flavin-dependent oxidoreductase translates to MDVGLMVTSFGDLDLADIAVRAEQLAYDAVWVGELWGESGVVQLTEMACRTEEIELGSAILNVYSRSPAVLAMTAASLQRASDGRFTLGVGTSTPKAVEDLHGMAFDRPVRRAHETIELVRAYTAGEGRVDYDGEVLAAADFPSLEAPVPVYHAGLGPANRRVVGRLCDGWIPHNIPFSHLDAAFEEVADAARERDRDPSEIAIAPYVPSAVSEDPDEARETLRRHIAYYVGSGEGYRRAVATAYPERADRIADAWRSGEKGEAADAVTDAMLADLGVAGTPDDAREQLRTLVAETGIDHPIVVVPEPASRDVVETTIDELAPDRL, encoded by the coding sequence ATGGATGTCGGACTCATGGTAACGTCGTTCGGTGACCTCGATCTCGCGGACATTGCGGTCCGCGCGGAGCAACTGGCCTACGACGCCGTCTGGGTTGGCGAACTCTGGGGCGAGAGCGGCGTCGTCCAGCTGACCGAGATGGCCTGTCGGACCGAGGAGATCGAACTCGGGAGCGCGATCTTGAACGTCTACTCGCGGTCGCCGGCCGTGCTCGCGATGACCGCCGCGTCGCTGCAGCGGGCCTCGGACGGCCGGTTCACGCTCGGCGTCGGGACCAGCACGCCGAAAGCCGTCGAGGACCTCCACGGGATGGCGTTCGATCGTCCCGTCCGGCGGGCCCACGAGACGATCGAACTCGTCCGCGCGTACACCGCCGGCGAGGGTCGCGTCGACTACGACGGCGAGGTGCTCGCGGCCGCCGACTTCCCGTCGCTCGAGGCCCCCGTGCCGGTCTACCACGCCGGCCTCGGGCCGGCGAACCGGCGAGTCGTCGGCCGGCTCTGCGACGGCTGGATCCCGCACAATATTCCGTTCTCACACCTCGACGCGGCCTTCGAGGAAGTCGCGGACGCGGCCCGCGAGCGCGACCGCGATCCGAGCGAGATCGCGATCGCGCCCTACGTTCCGTCGGCGGTCAGCGAGGATCCCGACGAGGCTCGGGAGACGCTGCGCCGGCACATCGCCTACTACGTCGGCAGCGGCGAAGGGTATCGCCGAGCCGTCGCGACGGCGTACCCCGAGCGCGCGGACCGCATCGCTGACGCGTGGCGCAGCGGAGAGAAGGGAGAGGCCGCCGACGCGGTGACCGACGCGATGCTGGCGGACCTCGGCGTCGCCGGCACGCCGGACGACGCGCGCGAGCAGCTTCGGACGCTCGTCGCCGAGACGGGGATCGACCACCCCATCGTCGTCGTTCCGGAACCGGCCTCGAGGGACGTCGTCGAGACGACGATCGACGAACTCGCACCCGACCGGCTCTGA
- a CDS encoding HalOD1 output domain-containing protein codes for MNGLFSDHECSPIHRVHFEPTNSGQLSSAIVCAISTVADRSPRDIGPLWEAIDPEALERLLDHAAARGAVASVGLEFSVDEFDIVVTDCGEILVYGDSSDYGSDDDLEFTFDG; via the coding sequence ATGAACGGCCTCTTCTCAGACCACGAATGTTCACCCATCCATCGAGTCCATTTCGAACCGACCAATTCTGGCCAGCTCTCGAGTGCAATTGTCTGTGCAATCTCGACCGTCGCGGATCGCTCGCCACGAGATATCGGCCCGCTGTGGGAGGCGATCGATCCGGAGGCCCTCGAGCGGCTGCTCGACCACGCGGCCGCACGGGGGGCCGTGGCATCGGTCGGCCTCGAGTTCAGTGTCGACGAGTTCGACATCGTTGTCACCGACTGCGGGGAGATCCTCGTCTACGGCGATAGCAGCGACTACGGGTCCGATGACGACCTCGAGTTCACGTTCGACGGGTAG